One segment of Sulfobacillus thermosulfidooxidans DSM 9293 DNA contains the following:
- a CDS encoding PQQ-binding-like beta-propeller repeat protein, whose amino-acid sequence MVHRSMRIVAGSVLSLALAGCGTVGSSLGAPHHPAPLAAGPSQWTAFDYNQQHNAVFNTPNKLLNKGVSWQFREFEGLPSLSSPPIDESLLGPTGAGIATNHQFGDPVGASVVDGVVYADTNTHYVYALNALNGHVLWANTTVNANMSNPLIADGEVLIGIGDAGFQYGQLPVYKAGKPVIRGYSFSGVEAFSQKTGKPLWTFPTLGEVMPTPVVYHNAIYFATGGGHVYALNVKTGQELWKTTIHSFNNMDSLNWWTNPQNGQTEILTGGTDPGYLYAISANTGKILWQFAPNNLSANGLGEATPAVSPRLGLVFDEGVVNRTATQEEQSIFALNAATGQLVWQDILGPGKPTPPFKGSAALMEHDGIVYNLSPVTHDELAIDAKTGKILWQTPLPKVSHGAGTYVDGYLIVPNGPYLSVLDAHTGQLLRNVKIGGSFGVVDPVVVGGTVFVTNGWGYVIAVPLSHLIP is encoded by the coding sequence ATGGTGCATCGTTCTATGCGAATTGTCGCTGGGTCTGTCTTATCATTAGCGTTAGCAGGATGTGGAACTGTGGGTTCCTCTTTAGGCGCCCCTCATCATCCTGCCCCACTAGCGGCAGGTCCAAGTCAATGGACCGCGTTTGACTATAATCAACAGCATAATGCGGTATTTAATACGCCCAATAAATTGCTTAACAAAGGGGTTTCCTGGCAATTTCGGGAATTTGAAGGATTACCGAGCCTCTCATCGCCTCCTATCGACGAAAGCTTGCTCGGCCCCACAGGTGCCGGTATTGCTACCAATCACCAATTTGGTGACCCAGTAGGCGCATCCGTTGTCGATGGTGTCGTCTACGCCGATACCAACACCCATTATGTCTATGCTCTCAATGCGTTAAATGGGCACGTTTTATGGGCCAACACCACGGTAAACGCCAATATGTCCAATCCGTTGATTGCTGATGGCGAAGTGCTCATTGGCATAGGAGACGCAGGGTTTCAATATGGACAGTTACCGGTATACAAAGCAGGCAAACCGGTAATTCGCGGCTACAGTTTCTCGGGTGTTGAAGCCTTTAGTCAAAAAACGGGCAAACCCTTATGGACCTTCCCCACATTAGGCGAAGTCATGCCGACGCCCGTGGTCTATCATAATGCCATTTATTTCGCAACTGGGGGCGGCCATGTCTATGCTCTCAATGTGAAAACAGGCCAGGAATTGTGGAAGACCACGATCCATTCGTTCAATAACATGGATTCGCTTAACTGGTGGACAAATCCCCAAAATGGTCAAACCGAGATTTTGACAGGCGGAACCGATCCCGGATATCTTTATGCCATTTCCGCCAACACAGGAAAAATTTTATGGCAGTTTGCCCCTAATAACCTCAGTGCCAATGGGCTCGGTGAAGCGACCCCAGCCGTTTCTCCCCGTTTAGGGCTAGTGTTCGATGAAGGCGTTGTAAACCGGACGGCAACCCAAGAAGAACAAAGCATCTTTGCCCTGAACGCGGCAACAGGACAATTAGTCTGGCAAGACATTCTAGGCCCTGGCAAACCCACGCCACCGTTCAAGGGCAGTGCCGCGCTCATGGAACACGACGGCATTGTCTATAACCTGTCGCCTGTTACCCATGACGAACTAGCCATCGATGCCAAGACTGGCAAAATTCTTTGGCAAACGCCTTTGCCCAAAGTCTCCCATGGAGCCGGCACTTATGTGGATGGCTATCTCATTGTGCCAAACGGGCCGTATTTGAGTGTTCTTGATGCGCACACTGGACAATTGCTCCGCAATGTCAAAATCGGCGGAAGTTTCGGCGTTGTCGATCCCGTTGTTGTCGGCGGTACCGTCTTTGTCACCAACGGTTGGGGCTATGTCATTGCGGTCCCCCTATCGCACTTAATTCCGTAA
- a CDS encoding NAD(P)/FAD-dependent oxidoreductase, which produces MERMPQTRMVILGGGFAGLRILYRLHNALYHHADITLVDSRDYTLQKPGMPDVALVGTPVDMFRHKLQPIADRAGARFIQATAQYIDPMKQTVALSNGQQLPYDYLFITTGIVKDYDAIEGYRHFGYSVCDDIEAPRLHAALQKFKGGPIVLGAAKTEWGHSVHVPHLDIACEGPMGEVTFMLDHDLRRLNKRQKSTITLFTPGHEFLEDVGTTVHHILRERLDTRGVTVYPRKNIKAITEHSVQFSDGTELPSALTIVIPPYTGPTLIKYSGLGDDKGYVPTDYAMRHLSYPNIFAAGDVNALTLPKLGHLAIIQADISAATVIRELTNTGEVPLYKPEVFCIMYEGGSEATLILSNTMYGGKTDIALHGVSAHLMKWSFDSYYFYSHGHLPPDLVQAGLESVLGHVNIKGRNS; this is translated from the coding sequence ATGGAACGAATGCCGCAAACACGAATGGTGATTCTTGGGGGAGGGTTTGCCGGTCTTCGCATACTATATCGTTTGCATAACGCCCTATATCACCATGCGGATATCACCTTAGTCGACTCCCGAGATTATACATTGCAAAAGCCTGGCATGCCCGATGTCGCTTTAGTGGGAACGCCAGTTGATATGTTTCGCCATAAATTGCAGCCGATTGCGGACCGCGCTGGAGCTCGCTTTATTCAAGCCACCGCGCAATATATTGATCCGATGAAACAAACGGTGGCCCTATCCAATGGCCAACAACTGCCCTATGACTATCTCTTCATCACTACCGGCATTGTCAAAGATTATGACGCCATCGAAGGTTACCGCCATTTTGGATACTCTGTCTGTGATGATATTGAGGCGCCAAGACTACATGCTGCTTTGCAAAAGTTCAAAGGTGGGCCGATTGTTCTTGGAGCTGCAAAAACGGAATGGGGACATAGTGTACATGTTCCGCATTTAGACATCGCCTGCGAAGGACCTATGGGAGAAGTTACCTTTATGTTAGACCATGACCTTCGGCGGCTGAACAAACGACAAAAAAGTACGATCACTCTCTTTACTCCTGGTCATGAATTTCTCGAAGATGTGGGAACGACCGTTCACCATATTTTACGTGAACGCCTCGATACACGGGGAGTTACTGTCTATCCTCGCAAGAACATTAAAGCCATTACCGAACACTCGGTTCAATTTTCGGATGGAACCGAATTGCCCAGTGCGTTGACCATAGTTATCCCGCCCTATACCGGTCCAACTCTCATTAAATATTCAGGGCTAGGCGATGATAAGGGATATGTACCGACCGACTATGCCATGCGCCATTTATCCTATCCCAACATTTTTGCCGCAGGAGATGTCAATGCTTTAACCCTACCAAAACTGGGACATTTAGCGATTATTCAAGCAGATATTTCCGCCGCTACGGTTATCCGGGAACTCACCAATACCGGAGAGGTCCCCCTCTACAAGCCGGAAGTCTTTTGTATTATGTATGAAGGTGGCAGTGAAGCGACACTCATTTTATCTAACACCATGTATGGAGGAAAAACCGATATCGCGCTGCATGGAGTTAGTGCGCATCTGATGAAATGGTCATTTGACAGCTATTATTTCTACTCCCATGGGCACTTGCCACCCGATTTGGTGCAGGCCGGGTTGGAATCGGTGCTCGGTCATGTCAATATCAAAGGCCGCAATTCCTAG
- the cydC gene encoding thiol reductant ABC exporter subunit CydC has product MRRYLSMLKPYKWWVVLALLMGTFTVGANMGLMSTSAYLIAKAAQHPYTILLLWVPIVGVRFFGTSRGVFRYLERYISHDVTFQLLKELRVFVYRHLEPLIPGKLGSYHSGDLLSRVVGDIDVLQNLYLGLFSPPIIAILTFVMAVAFMNVFGYPLAMALAVFLLVSGFVVPFLTQWMANRTSGAMVRARAALSTELVEIINGNTDILALGQEANHLNRLQASIQQWTKRRMFLHWISGLGAALMQGLNNGAMWMILVIGIALVSTHHLAPVLLPVVVLLSLASFEAVNALPAAFQFRGQVAEAALRINELVDERPPARSGTVRAEDILQQGNPPTVAFDDVHFAYGQHGPEILRGMQFTIAAGTHVAIVGPSGAGKTTVAGIVSGLWPYQHGQVLFNGVALDEVYPQDLAHLVSVVEQEPHLFNTTLRQNLLLANPDATEAQLMAAVQMAQLSELVSTLPKGLETVVGDQGAQLSGGERKRIAIARVILQNTPIVVMDEATEGLDALTEREIIHALRKWAAHKTMIWITHRLSNLDAFDGVIVLSHGEVVESGPAKDLVRQNGLFTRMLIAEEQSVTWTAAKTPHHVASV; this is encoded by the coding sequence ATGCGGCGCTATCTCAGCATGCTAAAACCTTATAAATGGTGGGTCGTTTTAGCGTTGTTGATGGGGACCTTCACGGTGGGCGCCAATATGGGACTTATGTCCACTTCGGCGTATCTAATCGCGAAGGCCGCTCAGCATCCCTATACCATTTTGCTGTTATGGGTGCCCATTGTGGGGGTCCGATTCTTTGGCACGTCGCGTGGTGTGTTTCGATATCTTGAACGGTATATTTCTCATGACGTTACGTTCCAGCTTCTCAAAGAATTGCGGGTATTTGTGTATCGGCATCTAGAGCCTTTGATCCCCGGTAAATTGGGATCGTATCATTCCGGCGATTTGCTGAGCCGCGTGGTTGGGGATATTGATGTGCTGCAAAATCTCTATCTCGGTCTTTTTTCTCCTCCCATTATTGCTATCTTGACCTTTGTAATGGCGGTCGCTTTTATGAATGTCTTTGGGTACCCTCTCGCAATGGCTCTGGCGGTCTTTTTGTTGGTGAGTGGCTTCGTCGTGCCCTTTTTGACACAGTGGATGGCAAACCGGACGAGTGGGGCGATGGTCAGGGCCAGGGCGGCATTAAGTACGGAACTGGTGGAAATTATTAACGGCAATACGGATATTTTAGCTCTGGGACAGGAAGCTAATCACCTCAATAGGTTGCAGGCGTCTATCCAGCAATGGACGAAGCGGCGGATGTTCTTGCATTGGATTAGTGGATTGGGTGCGGCCCTCATGCAGGGTTTGAACAACGGGGCTATGTGGATGATTTTGGTGATTGGCATTGCACTAGTGAGTACGCATCATTTGGCTCCGGTGCTCTTGCCTGTGGTCGTGTTATTAAGTTTGGCCAGCTTTGAGGCCGTTAACGCGCTTCCAGCAGCCTTTCAATTTCGGGGACAGGTGGCTGAAGCCGCCTTGCGCATTAATGAACTGGTGGATGAAAGACCTCCAGCGAGATCGGGGACGGTAAGGGCCGAGGATATTCTTCAGCAAGGGAATCCCCCAACGGTGGCCTTTGACGATGTGCATTTTGCTTATGGGCAACATGGCCCAGAGATTTTACGCGGCATGCAGTTTACGATTGCTGCCGGAACGCATGTGGCCATTGTCGGACCCAGCGGTGCTGGAAAAACCACTGTGGCCGGTATCGTGTCGGGGTTATGGCCTTATCAACATGGGCAAGTGCTCTTTAATGGGGTAGCTTTGGACGAAGTGTATCCCCAGGATCTCGCCCATCTAGTTTCGGTAGTGGAACAAGAACCCCATTTGTTTAATACCACGTTACGACAAAATCTTCTCTTGGCTAATCCTGATGCCACCGAGGCGCAACTGATGGCTGCTGTGCAGATGGCTCAATTGTCTGAACTCGTCTCGACACTGCCTAAAGGTCTTGAAACGGTGGTCGGGGATCAGGGTGCGCAATTATCTGGGGGAGAACGCAAGCGTATTGCTATTGCCCGAGTGATTCTTCAAAATACCCCGATTGTGGTAATGGATGAGGCGACCGAAGGACTCGATGCTTTAACAGAGCGAGAAATTATTCACGCATTACGCAAGTGGGCTGCACACAAAACCATGATATGGATTACGCACCGCCTATCGAATCTTGATGCGTTTGATGGCGTGATTGTTCTGTCTCATGGAGAAGTTGTGGAATCTGGACCGGCCAAAGACTTAGTGCGGCAAAATGGGTTGTTTACACGAATGCTGATTGCCGAAGAGCAAAGTGTAACATGGACCGCGGCCAAGACACCCCATCATGTCGCCTCGGTGTAA
- the cydD gene encoding thiol reductant ABC exporter subunit CydD translates to MNPRLLKEVKSVRMLLGLVVLQGVLSGILIIFQAYDLADIVNRVYLDHQGFVHVEHTIWSLLVIIIARALLTLFGETGALSLATKIQARLRLQLSQRILDAGPLYVNREQTGELVNTVIKGVEDLEPYLARYIPQVAITGLVPTIILIEAFVKDWITGVILLVTIPLIPFFMILIGRQAESKTQKQWEMLSRLSAHFLDVLQGLTTLKLLGQSGHQAQGIERASDEFRRATMASLRIAFLSALVLEMLASLSMAMVAVGIGLRLIPGLISFQTSFFLLVLVPEFYLPWRMLGTRFHDGLNGMEAAKRIFQILDAPPLAESHGTVRLEDVDHPLVFDQVSFRYEDREQSAIEDIRAVVHPHERIAIVGPSGAGKSTLLSLVMGFAQPSQGTIRLGTISLQNLDLLWWRQQISFLTQNPYIFSGTLRDNLLMANPKASEDQLEYALEMSGAMEFVKMLPQGLDTYIDEKGRGLSGGQKQRLAMARAFLKDAPIVLMDEPTANLDPETESILWQYLEKLLENRTALVVAHRLSTARRLDKIWVMNQGRLVQQGTLRELETSHGLYHELTRAYRASSQEGLYAALSQHAKTL, encoded by the coding sequence ATGAATCCGCGGTTGTTGAAAGAGGTCAAATCCGTACGCATGCTACTCGGTCTCGTCGTGCTTCAAGGCGTGCTGAGTGGAATCTTGATTATCTTTCAGGCGTATGACCTTGCTGATATTGTCAACCGCGTATATCTAGATCACCAGGGATTCGTCCACGTTGAGCATACGATATGGAGTTTACTGGTCATCATTATCGCAAGAGCGCTCCTGACTCTTTTTGGAGAGACAGGAGCGCTCAGCTTAGCAACAAAAATTCAGGCGCGGCTACGTTTGCAATTAAGCCAGCGCATCTTAGATGCCGGGCCTTTATATGTCAACCGGGAACAGACCGGAGAACTTGTCAATACCGTGATTAAAGGGGTAGAGGATCTCGAACCCTATCTGGCCCGTTACATTCCCCAAGTAGCAATTACTGGTTTAGTACCAACAATTATTTTAATTGAGGCGTTTGTTAAAGATTGGATTACCGGGGTGATTTTGCTCGTTACCATCCCGTTAATTCCCTTTTTTATGATTCTCATCGGCCGTCAAGCCGAATCGAAGACCCAAAAGCAATGGGAAATGTTGAGCCGGTTGAGTGCCCATTTCTTAGATGTTTTGCAAGGGTTAACCACATTAAAATTACTGGGTCAAAGTGGACATCAAGCCCAGGGAATTGAGAGGGCCAGTGATGAATTTCGGCGGGCAACCATGGCTAGCCTACGTATTGCGTTTTTGTCTGCCCTGGTACTCGAAATGCTCGCTTCTTTAAGTATGGCGATGGTCGCGGTGGGCATCGGACTCAGACTAATTCCGGGCTTGATTTCATTTCAAACGTCCTTTTTCTTGCTCGTCTTGGTTCCCGAATTTTATTTGCCGTGGCGGATGCTAGGAACCCGTTTTCACGACGGGTTAAACGGCATGGAAGCGGCTAAGCGAATCTTTCAAATTTTAGATGCCCCGCCTTTAGCCGAGTCGCATGGCACGGTGCGGCTCGAGGATGTCGACCATCCTTTAGTGTTTGATCAGGTGTCTTTTCGCTACGAAGACCGGGAGCAATCAGCTATCGAAGACATTCGCGCGGTGGTTCATCCGCATGAACGGATCGCGATTGTTGGACCGAGCGGCGCGGGGAAGAGTACTTTATTATCCCTGGTCATGGGCTTTGCTCAACCCTCTCAAGGGACTATTCGTCTAGGAACGATTTCTTTGCAAAATCTTGACTTATTGTGGTGGCGTCAACAGATCAGTTTTTTAACCCAGAACCCGTATATTTTTTCGGGTACCTTACGCGACAATTTGTTGATGGCCAATCCCAAGGCGTCGGAAGACCAGTTGGAATACGCGTTAGAAATGTCAGGGGCCATGGAATTTGTGAAAATGTTGCCTCAGGGCCTTGATACCTATATTGATGAAAAAGGACGAGGACTTAGCGGGGGGCAAAAACAGCGATTAGCTATGGCGCGAGCATTCTTAAAGGATGCGCCCATTGTACTCATGGATGAGCCGACCGCCAATTTGGATCCGGAAACCGAGTCTATTTTATGGCAGTATTTAGAGAAACTGTTAGAAAATCGCACGGCTTTGGTTGTGGCACACCGGTTATCCACGGCGAGACGACTTGACAAAATTTGGGTGATGAATCAGGGACGACTGGTACAACAAGGCACATTGCGAGAACTCGAAACGTCCCACGGGTTGTACCATGAGTTGACGCGAGCATACCGGGCATCCAGTCAGGAGGGATTATATGCGGCGCTATCTCAGCATGCTAAAACCTTATAA
- the cydB gene encoding cytochrome d ubiquinol oxidase subunit II, with amino-acid sequence MWLRELWFVLVGILFTGYFILEGFDYGVGMLHPFLNHTDLERRASLNAIGPIWSANEVWLVAAGGALFAAFPYWYATMFSGFYLALILILLALIVRGVGLEYRSQDKSPKWRATWDWLIFSGSLLTTILWGMAFANLVRGVPINGHMVYVGNFGTLFNGFSLWAALTFILLFLTQGGAYLAIKGDSRSRKHGRMVAQKTVWPALIALVIWFVWMDRLPSSLGHVDSLAIVLQVVAVLALILARFASYLTKNGWTLVLFSVSIASTTFSIFRILFPRVMVSSLNPAWSLTIYNASSTSYTLDIMSVTALIILPIILGYQSWLYWTFRKPVNDEELGY; translated from the coding sequence ATGTGGTTACGTGAATTATGGTTTGTGTTGGTGGGCATACTTTTTACCGGATATTTCATTCTGGAAGGATTTGATTACGGCGTTGGAATGTTGCATCCGTTCCTCAATCATACCGATCTCGAGCGGCGGGCATCCTTAAATGCCATTGGACCTATTTGGTCGGCCAATGAGGTCTGGCTTGTCGCCGCGGGTGGTGCATTATTTGCAGCATTTCCTTATTGGTATGCCACGATGTTTAGCGGGTTTTATTTGGCCTTAATTCTCATTTTGTTAGCCCTGATTGTGAGAGGCGTAGGATTGGAATATCGCAGTCAGGACAAAAGTCCGAAATGGCGGGCAACCTGGGACTGGCTCATTTTTTCGGGATCGTTGCTCACCACAATTTTATGGGGCATGGCCTTTGCCAATTTAGTCCGTGGGGTCCCAATTAATGGGCACATGGTTTATGTGGGTAATTTCGGAACGTTGTTTAATGGCTTTAGCTTATGGGCGGCATTAACCTTTATCTTATTGTTCTTAACTCAAGGAGGAGCCTACCTGGCTATTAAAGGGGATAGCCGTTCTCGCAAGCATGGTCGAATGGTGGCTCAAAAGACGGTATGGCCAGCACTTATAGCGCTGGTGATTTGGTTTGTCTGGATGGATCGGTTGCCGAGCTCTTTGGGCCATGTGGACTCTCTCGCCATTGTTTTGCAAGTGGTGGCCGTGTTGGCATTGATTTTGGCGCGATTCGCATCGTACCTAACCAAAAACGGATGGACGCTTGTATTGTTTAGTGTGTCCATTGCCTCCACTACCTTTAGTATTTTCCGGATTTTGTTTCCGCGGGTCATGGTATCGAGTCTTAACCCGGCCTGGAGTTTGACGATTTATAACGCATCGTCGACGAGCTATACTCTTGATATCATGTCCGTGACCGCTTTAATCATTTTGCCCATTATTTTGGGGTATCAAAGCTGGTTATACTGGACCTTCCGTAAGCCCGTAAATGACGAGGAGCTGGGGTATTAA
- a CDS encoding cytochrome ubiquinol oxidase subunit I, which translates to MTQLGWAELQFGVTTVFHFFFVPVTIGLAFLIAIIETIYVRTKDKVYRDLAKFWGHLFLINFAVGVVTGLLQEFQFGLDWATYSKFVGDVFGAPLAVEALAAFFLESTFIGAWAFGWDRLSARAHAVTIWLVALGTSLSAFWILTANSWMQEPVGYVIRDGRAVMTSFGDILTNPQLWVEFPHTEIAAILTGSFFMLSISAYQIWRKKNVEAFSRSFKISTIVAAITSVLVIVIGDAQAAHLVKAQPMKLAAAEALWNTSSQHAPWSVVAIIDAKKHTDPFQIQIPEMLTILAYKRLSGAVEGINQVQAQMVHQYGPGDYIPPVAVTFYSFRTMIFAGTAMLALAYYALYLLKKNRFTQKTWFLKVLTWAIALPYLANSAGWIMTEVGRQPWVVYGLQLTEQGVSPTASVPALDIELSLLGFLVFYSAMAYAAVHLWKKAIAEGLDPDPELQHKPTESSDLFVGTGGVAR; encoded by the coding sequence ATGACTCAATTAGGTTGGGCCGAATTACAGTTCGGAGTGACAACAGTATTTCACTTTTTCTTTGTGCCGGTCACAATTGGATTGGCCTTTCTAATCGCCATTATAGAAACGATATATGTTCGGACGAAAGATAAGGTCTATCGAGATTTGGCGAAATTTTGGGGACATTTGTTTCTCATTAACTTCGCCGTGGGTGTGGTGACCGGGTTACTCCAGGAATTTCAATTTGGTTTAGACTGGGCCACTTATTCAAAGTTTGTGGGCGATGTTTTTGGTGCCCCTCTAGCGGTTGAAGCTCTAGCAGCCTTCTTCTTGGAATCGACCTTTATTGGCGCTTGGGCTTTTGGGTGGGATCGTTTATCCGCACGGGCTCATGCCGTCACGATTTGGTTAGTCGCTTTGGGGACGAGTTTATCAGCATTTTGGATTTTAACCGCGAACTCGTGGATGCAAGAACCTGTGGGATATGTGATTCGGGATGGTCGGGCTGTTATGACGAGTTTTGGCGATATTTTGACCAACCCGCAATTATGGGTGGAATTTCCCCACACGGAAATCGCCGCGATTTTAACGGGTTCTTTCTTCATGTTATCCATTAGTGCCTACCAGATTTGGCGGAAGAAAAATGTGGAAGCTTTTTCCCGTTCGTTTAAGATTTCCACAATTGTTGCCGCTATTACCAGTGTTTTGGTGATTGTGATTGGTGATGCTCAGGCAGCACACTTGGTAAAAGCTCAACCCATGAAACTGGCTGCTGCTGAAGCGTTGTGGAATACCAGTTCACAGCATGCTCCATGGAGTGTGGTCGCGATCATTGATGCGAAGAAGCACACCGATCCATTCCAGATTCAAATTCCTGAGATGTTAACGATCTTAGCGTACAAACGTCTTTCGGGGGCTGTAGAAGGTATTAACCAAGTGCAAGCCCAGATGGTGCATCAATATGGTCCGGGAGATTATATCCCTCCAGTTGCTGTAACGTTCTATTCATTCCGTACCATGATTTTCGCGGGAACCGCTATGCTTGCGCTAGCCTATTATGCGCTGTACTTGTTGAAGAAAAATCGCTTTACGCAAAAAACATGGTTTCTTAAGGTGCTTACCTGGGCGATTGCCTTGCCGTATTTGGCGAATTCCGCTGGGTGGATCATGACGGAAGTGGGACGTCAACCATGGGTCGTTTATGGGTTGCAGTTAACGGAACAAGGCGTTTCTCCTACGGCTTCTGTCCCGGCGCTTGATATCGAATTGTCTCTACTTGGATTCTTAGTCTTTTACAGTGCTATGGCTTATGCGGCTGTTCACTTGTGGAAGAAAGCGATCGCAGAGGGTCTTGATCCCGATCCGGAATTGCAGCACAAACCCACCGAATCGAGTGATCTATTTGTTGGAACCGGTGGGGTTGCACGGTAA
- a CDS encoding diacylglycerol/lipid kinase family protein translates to MVNPHSRTGRERFAEVKKALANALNLVEATLPEDEKAFREAIDSYYRAGITRFLIGGGDGTQSAAANILAHRPVVMGVLPLGTGNTFFSGLNLPTSLSQLIPILANGPVVPIDLGLAQSGSHQRYFLNTATLGVSERLTQLLTAESKRKLGWLAWPKGVRKAIMQTPVFQVRLEYWNRVDVFRTRQLIVAKGRNLAGPVFMLDHASYQDGRLHVFSLGGQDWWSLFKVASRLLIGRQISDRSAHYCAVKDILVTAEPIMAIDIDGEVWEKTPCRFSVQPRALSVIGRFNSHVVNLSPNMS, encoded by the coding sequence GTGGTTAACCCTCATTCCCGAACCGGACGTGAGCGATTTGCCGAAGTCAAGAAGGCTCTTGCTAATGCGTTAAATTTGGTGGAAGCCACCTTACCAGAAGATGAAAAGGCGTTTCGGGAAGCCATTGATTCCTATTACCGTGCCGGAATTACCCGTTTTTTGATAGGTGGGGGCGATGGGACTCAATCAGCAGCGGCAAATATTTTGGCGCATCGGCCGGTGGTGATGGGGGTATTGCCCCTAGGAACTGGCAATACCTTCTTTTCGGGATTGAATTTACCCACTTCTTTGTCGCAACTTATCCCGATCTTAGCCAATGGGCCCGTGGTGCCGATTGATCTTGGATTAGCACAAAGCGGGTCACATCAACGTTACTTTTTAAATACAGCCACCTTAGGAGTCAGCGAACGTCTCACCCAGTTATTAACAGCCGAATCTAAACGCAAATTAGGGTGGTTGGCATGGCCCAAGGGCGTGCGCAAAGCCATTATGCAAACGCCGGTTTTTCAGGTGCGCCTGGAATATTGGAATCGTGTCGATGTCTTTCGTACCCGTCAATTGATTGTCGCCAAAGGTCGTAATCTGGCAGGACCCGTATTCATGCTGGATCATGCTTCCTATCAGGATGGCCGGCTGCATGTATTTAGTTTAGGAGGGCAAGATTGGTGGTCCCTATTTAAAGTCGCGAGCCGTCTTCTTATTGGCCGTCAAATTAGTGACCGCTCGGCGCATTATTGTGCTGTAAAAGATATTCTCGTCACAGCAGAACCGATTATGGCGATTGATATCGATGGCGAGGTATGGGAAAAGACTCCCTGCCGGTTTTCAGTGCAACCACGAGCGCTATCGGTGATTGGGCGTTTTAATTCCCATGTTGTCAATTTGAGCCCAAACATGTCATAA
- a CDS encoding HisA/HisF-related TIM barrel protein, protein MSTPSPFNIVPVMHISSGRVIRWQGDHFIRCHGIEANPLSLALHWLQQGAHQLHVIDLDAAQGRASVVPALLLALMNKSAQVSVGGGIHNVCTAKERLSYGASHIVVGSLLADPLLLHKVVRAVGLPRIWGSIPVENGNGIDQHIIHAKEAGLHNLVLVAQSPYTMAEPANLRLIEKLTQDGFTIWTSGQIHHSHELVTMYQAGAKGAFISRALHDGSLRVDRIAEDIQRAGAHMSA, encoded by the coding sequence GTGTCAACTCCATCCCCATTCAATATCGTTCCGGTCATGCATATTTCTTCAGGCCGTGTTATCCGGTGGCAGGGCGACCACTTTATCCGTTGCCACGGAATCGAAGCTAATCCCTTATCTCTTGCCCTCCATTGGCTTCAACAAGGAGCACACCAACTTCATGTCATCGACTTAGATGCGGCACAAGGTCGCGCATCTGTCGTCCCGGCGCTTTTATTGGCTCTCATGAACAAAAGTGCCCAGGTCTCAGTGGGTGGCGGTATTCACAATGTATGCACCGCCAAAGAACGTCTATCGTACGGAGCCTCGCATATTGTGGTGGGATCATTGCTGGCCGATCCCCTATTACTTCACAAAGTTGTTCGGGCTGTCGGCTTACCCCGAATCTGGGGCAGTATCCCGGTCGAAAACGGAAACGGTATCGATCAACATATTATCCATGCCAAGGAAGCAGGACTGCACAATTTGGTCCTAGTTGCCCAAAGCCCATACACCATGGCTGAGCCAGCCAACTTACGCCTCATTGAAAAACTTACCCAAGACGGTTTTACTATTTGGACTTCCGGCCAAATTCACCACAGTCACGAACTTGTAACGATGTATCAGGCGGGGGCTAAAGGCGCGTTTATTAGCCGTGCCCTTCATGATGGATCGTTACGGGTAGACAGGATTGCTGAAGACATCCAGCGTGCTGGAGCCCATATGAGCGCTTAA